Proteins encoded together in one Pseudomonadota bacterium window:
- the nifU gene encoding Fe-S cluster assembly scaffold protein NifU, with product MMPQGPYSDIVMDHFMNPRNMGEIENADAVGEVGNPACGDVMKLYLKIEDGKIVDAKFKTFGCGAAIASSSITTEMIKGKTIDEALKISNEAVAEALGGLPPAKQHCSVLAEEALKVAIEDYNKKKGSG from the coding sequence ATGATGCCACAAGGCCCTTATAGTGATATCGTGATGGATCATTTTATGAATCCCAGGAATATGGGCGAGATAGAAAATGCAGATGCTGTGGGGGAAGTGGGTAATCCAGCATGCGGGGACGTGATGAAGCTCTATTTAAAGATTGAGGACGGAAAGATAGTAGATGCAAAATTCAAAACCTTTGGATGTGGTGCCGCAATTGCGTCAAGCAGCATTACGACTGAAATGATTAAAGGGAAGACCATTGACGAGGCCCTAAAGATATCAAATGAAGCAGTCGCAGAAGCCCTGGGAGGGCTACCTCCTGCAAAGCAACACTGTTCAGTGCTTGCTGAAGAAGCGCTCAAGGTTGCTATTGAAGACTATAATAAGAAAAAGGGTTCAGGGTAA
- a CDS encoding secondary thiamine-phosphate synthase enzyme YjbQ, whose amino-acid sequence MFEIKIRTTSKTEARDITDEVIRGVKGKEGRLLHLYTPHTTCGLLINEDADPSVMKDIIEALERIVPEGYPYKHLEGNAHAHIKSAIIGCSVMVPFSEGVPKLGTWQGIFLMEFDGPRERKVNITLI is encoded by the coding sequence ATGTTTGAAATAAAGATCAGAACCACGAGTAAGACAGAGGCAAGAGATATTACTGATGAAGTAATCAGGGGGGTGAAAGGGAAAGAAGGAAGGCTTCTCCATCTATATACCCCCCATACTACGTGCGGTCTTTTGATTAATGAAGATGCAGACCCCAGTGTAATGAAGGATATTATAGAAGCCCTTGAACGTATAGTGCCAGAAGGCTATCCATATAAGCATTTAGAAGGGAATGCCCATGCACATATTAAGTCTGCGATTATTGGATGTTCTGTTATGGTTCCATTCTCTGAAGGTGTGCCCAAGCTTGGCACATGGCAGGGGATATTCTTGATGGAGTTTGATGGTCCAAGGGAACGGAAGGTGAACATTACGTTAATATAA
- a CDS encoding MFS transporter, producing MKKFLGLSKNVLILGIVSLLMDISSEMIYPLIPIFLNDVLHASKTYIGLIEGVAESTASILKVFSGWLSDRLGKRKFIVFWGYGISVFSRPILATATSWIDVLVYRFTDRVGKGVRTAPRDAIIADSTEQNILGKAFGFHRTMDTTGAVIGPAVAFAILGLFSGGFHLVFWISIIPGILALFCIAIFVQDVKKHTLTERPQITLRHLNRDFKVFLIIVTVFSLGKTSEAFLVLRAQELGVSIATIPLIYLTFNMVSAFFSTPAGIMADRFGKRRTILSSYFLFSFIFFGFAVATNNAHAWLLFIAYGIFVAMNEGVQRAYVATVIRPEIMATGYGVYHTIIGISSLPSSIIGGVLWEHFGSQALFYYGAFMSLISSIAFIFFISLKTSK from the coding sequence ATGAAGAAATTTCTTGGGTTATCTAAGAATGTGCTTATCCTCGGGATAGTCAGTCTCTTGATGGACATAAGCTCAGAGATGATTTATCCTCTAATCCCCATATTCCTGAACGATGTTCTCCATGCATCAAAGACATATATAGGTCTGATAGAGGGCGTGGCGGAAAGCACAGCGAGCATTCTTAAGGTCTTTTCTGGATGGCTGTCGGACAGATTAGGAAAACGGAAATTCATTGTGTTCTGGGGGTATGGTATATCCGTATTCAGCAGACCCATTCTTGCCACTGCAACCTCGTGGATAGATGTTCTTGTATATAGATTCACAGACAGGGTTGGTAAGGGTGTAAGAACTGCCCCGAGGGATGCGATCATTGCAGACTCTACTGAGCAAAATATACTGGGAAAGGCCTTCGGTTTCCATAGAACCATGGATACCACAGGTGCTGTCATTGGTCCTGCGGTTGCCTTCGCAATCCTTGGTCTATTCAGTGGTGGGTTCCATCTGGTATTCTGGATCTCTATAATCCCCGGTATCCTTGCACTTTTCTGTATCGCTATCTTTGTTCAGGATGTTAAAAAACATACCTTAACAGAGAGACCTCAAATAACACTGAGGCATCTCAACAGGGACTTTAAGGTGTTTTTAATCATTGTCACAGTCTTTTCACTGGGCAAAACCTCAGAGGCCTTTCTTGTCCTCAGGGCTCAGGAACTGGGTGTCTCAATCGCCACTATACCACTTATATACCTCACATTTAATATGGTCTCTGCCTTTTTTTCCACGCCTGCAGGTATTATGGCCGACAGATTCGGGAAAAGAAGGACGATACTTTCAAGCTATTTCCTGTTTTCCTTCATATTTTTTGGTTTTGCAGTTGCTACAAATAATGCCCATGCCTGGCTCCTTTTTATTGCCTATGGTATTTTTGTTGCTATGAATGAGGGGGTTCAAAGGGCATATGTGGCAACGGTTATAAGACCAGAGATTATGGCAACAGGTTATGGTGTCTACCATACAATCATTGGTATTTCATCCCTCCCCTCAAGTATCATCGGGGGCGTCTTGTGGGAACATTTTGGCTCGCAGGCACTTTTCTACTATGGAGCTTTCATGTCATTGATATCGTCTATAGCTTTTATTTTTTTCATATCTCTGAAAACAAGCAAATAG